A part of Oncorhynchus masou masou isolate Uvic2021 chromosome 21, UVic_Omas_1.1, whole genome shotgun sequence genomic DNA contains:
- the myct1b gene encoding myc target protein 1 homolog, translating into MAFNETNPFLDILKSFNIGNLVLAFCLSMLLGLLIGALIYILLTWLSRRRASTRITRRPKQQHRSATSQRSHNPIANCQGLYRSTVFDRHSDNSLGRGILSLYRQPSVEPVGPLGKKTSSGSSTFRPVPKGSGMGQGDGAEGDTNNQDTLPLHDTTANNSSAVDTASLMPNQPQRNSFWLGNSSLKGFLPTQTPPPTYDSVINAFQETCT; encoded by the exons ATGGCGTTCAATGAGACAAATCCATTTCTGGATATACTAAAATCATTCAACATTG GGAACCTAGTCCTAGCCTTCTGTCTGTCCATGTTGTTGGGCCTCCTGATTGGAGCACTGATCTACATCCTCCTAACATGGCTGTCGAGACGCAGAGCATCCACCCGGATTACCAGGCGTCCCAAACAGCAGCACCGCTCAGCCACCTCCCAGCGCTCACACAACCCCATAGCCAACTGCCAAGGCCTCTACCGGAGCACAGTGTTCGACCGGCACAGCGACAACAGCCTCGGAAGAGGTATTCTGAGCCTATATAGACAACCATCGGTGGAGCCGGTTGGCCCACTGGGGAAGAAGACCAGCTCAGGATCATCCACCTTCCGACCAGTGCCCAAGGGCAGCGGGATGGGTCAAGGTGACGGGGCTGAGGGTGACACTAACAACCAGGATACCTTGCCTCTTCATGACACTACTGCCAACAATTCATCAGCAGTAGATACTGCCTCCCTCATGCCAAATCAACCCCAACGGAATTCTTTTTGGTTGGGAAACAGCAGTCTTAAAGGGTTCCTGCCCACACAGACTCCTCCTCCCACATATGACAGTGTCATCAATGCCTTTCAAGAGACATGCACCTGA